A segment of the Candidatus Sumerlaea chitinivorans genome:
TGGGACACCCGAGGAAAACTTGGCACTGGAGGAAGCGCTCTTGGAAGAAGCGGAGGCGCTTGCAGCGGAGGGGGTCGTCTTAGAGGATGGAGCGGGCGAAGTGATGCGGTTATGGGAAAGCCCGTCTTACTTCGTTGTGGTGGGCGCCGGCGGAAGTGTCGAGCACGACGTTTTCTCTTTAGAATGTAAAAACGCTGGAATCCCAATCCTACGACGGATCAGTGGGGGGGGGACTGTGCTGCAAGGGCCCGGGTGCTTGAATTACTCGTTGGTGCTTCGGATTACCACTCACACCCAGTGTGCGGACGTCACGGCCACAAACCGTTATGTCCTTGGCCGGGTACAGCAGGCACTGCGCCCCATAGTTGGTCCCGTGGAGATTCGGGGAATTAGCGACCTAGCCCTTGGGGGTAAGAAGTTTGGTGGCAGTGCGCAACGGCGGCGGCGGCACTGCATCCTTTTCCACGGCACCCTACTTTACGGCTTCGATTTGCCGCTGATTTCAAAGTATCTGCGACAACCTACTAAAACACCTGACTACCGTGCAGGTCGCGCCCACATGGAATTTCTTACAAATGTGGCGGCGGAGGCGGAGGCACTCAAGTATGCGCTTCGATGTGAATGGAACGCTCAGCAGCCGTATCGAGGCAAGGCGCTTGAGCTCGTGCCCGATCTTGTGAAGACCCGCTATGGGACCAATGAATGGAATTTCCGCTTCTGACGAAGTTTTGACGCGCTGGGAATCGTAAGTCGCATAACGAAATGTTGATTGTATCTCAGGTTGGTCCTGTTTTAGAGAAGTAGGTCAATCCACAACACGGGAGATGAACCGATGTCGGATCTGAAGAAACGCATCTGGGCAGCCTTGCGAAAAGAGGTCGAGGAAGACGCAGCCAGCGAGCCGATCCTTGCCAGCTTTCTGCACGCGGTGGTGTTGAATCACAAGACGTTCGAGGAGGCTTTGAGCTTTCATTTGGCGTCGAAGCTGGCGAGTCAGACGCTACACGCGATCGCGCTGCGCGATGTCATGTACAACGCGCACCGAGAGGATCCTGAAATTGCTCATGCAGGGATCGTGGATCTGAAGGCGGTGAAAGAGCGTGACCCAGCGTGCCGCGGCTACTCGACGCCTTTCCTCTATTTCAAAGGCTACCATGCGTTGCAAGCTTATCGGATCGCCCACCACTTGTGGAAACAAAACCGCAAAGCGTTGGCGCTTCAGCTCCAAAGCCGGATTTCTGAGGTTTTTGGTGTCGATATTCATCCTGCAGCCCGAATTGGGAAGGGCATCCTAATGGACCACGCGACTGGGATCGTCATTGGCGAGACCGCGGTCGTGGAGGACGACGTTTCGATGCTTCATGGCGTCACGCTGGGTGGTACGGGAAAAGAAACAGGCGATCGACATCCCAAGGTGCGGCGTGGCGTGCTGTTGGGTGTTGGGGCAATCGTACTTGGCAACATTGAAATTGGAGAGGGAGCCAAAGTTGGTGGTGGGAGTGTGGTCCTTCACCCGGTGCCACCCCACACCACGGTCGTCGGCGTGCCGGCCCGCGTGGTGGGCAAGACTTCCGTCGCAGCGCCATCCAAGGTCATGGATCACCGCATCGAAGAGAACTCTAATTAATGTGAAAACGCGCCGTGGCGGAAAACTGTGGACGAACCCCAGCTCGCTCACCTATAAAAGAATGTTATCCGCAAGGGTAAGAGGATGATGTGCCCATGCATTTGCGCAAGGATGGTTTGGTATGGCAGCGGTCGGGAAACCTCTGATTCGATTTGACGCGCGAGAGAAGGTGACTGGTGAGACGCGCTACGGTGGGGATCTGTATGAGAAGGGGATGCTGCATGTGAAGGTGCTGCGAAGCGAGTACGCACATGCCGAGATCCTGAGCGTGGATCCCTCGGCCGCGCTGGCTTTGCCGGGCGTGGTAGGTGTGTATACCGCACGGGACATCAGTGGCACGAATCGCCATGGGCTCATTCGTCGCGACCAGACAGTGCTTGCAGAGCAGTTTGTGCGCTACAAGGGCGACGCGATTGCAATCGTCGTGGCTGAATCGGATAAGATCGCGCGTGAGGCACTGAAGCTGATCAAGGTGGAGTATCGCCCGCTCCCCGTCATCCATACCATTGATGAAGCGCTTGCCCCCGACGCTCCGAAGATCCACCCGGAGGGCAACGTGATGGGCGACAAGCGGATTCGCAAGGGGGATGCGGAACGCGCTTTCGCCGAAGAATGCGACGTAATTGTGGAGGAAACCTTCAGCACCCAAACTGTGGACCATGCTTTCTTGGATTTAGAAGCTGGCGCAGCCCTTTATGATGGCGAAATGCTCACCATCTGGGTGAGCGGCCAGTGGGTCCACGAAGAACGCCGTCTGGTAGCACTTGCGCTGGGACTTCCTGTGGAGCGCGTACGCATCATTCAGCCTGCCACTGGAGGCGCCTTTGGCGGCCGCGAGGATCTGTCCATTCAGTGCTATGTGGGTTTGGCAGCACTCAAACACCCGAACCGAAAAGTTTACCTTCGCTACTCGCGTGCAGAAAGCATGACGGCGCGACACAAACGTCATGCGATGCGGATCCACTACAAGTTGGGCGCAAAACGCGACGGCACGCTGGTGGCGGCAAAAGTTACCGTGTGGAGCGATGAGGGCGCGTACCATTCCAC
Coding sequences within it:
- a CDS encoding Lipoate-protein ligase A produces the protein MQILDLTLGTPEENLALEEALLEEAEALAAEGVVLEDGAGEVMRLWESPSYFVVVGAGGSVEHDVFSLECKNAGIPILRRISGGGTVLQGPGCLNYSLVLRITTHTQCADVTATNRYVLGRVQQALRPIVGPVEIRGISDLALGGKKFGGSAQRRRRHCILFHGTLLYGFDLPLISKYLRQPTKTPDYRAGRAHMEFLTNVAAEAEALKYALRCEWNAQQPYRGKALELVPDLVKTRYGTNEWNFRF
- a CDS encoding Serine acetyltransferase, producing MSDLKKRIWAALRKEVEEDAASEPILASFLHAVVLNHKTFEEALSFHLASKLASQTLHAIALRDVMYNAHREDPEIAHAGIVDLKAVKERDPACRGYSTPFLYFKGYHALQAYRIAHHLWKQNRKALALQLQSRISEVFGVDIHPAARIGKGILMDHATGIVIGETAVVEDDVSMLHGVTLGGTGKETGDRHPKVRRGVLLGVGAIVLGNIEIGEGAKVGGGSVVLHPVPPHTTVVGVPARVVGKTSVAAPSKVMDHRIEENSN